CTCTATCCGCTGGTGTCGTTCTGGGGCTTCTGGCTATTCGGCACCCAACTGCGGCGGCCCGAGCCTGTGGTGGTCGTCAACTGGATCGCCTGCGTGGCGGTCGCCGTGATCAGCGCGCTCAACTGGGGGCATTTGCAACCGCCCACCGCCAATACCTTCCCAATGCATTTCTATAACCGCGTCGGCCACACCAGCACGCTCGCGGTATTTGCCATTGCGCTGTTCGCGGGCTTCATGCTGCGGCCGCGTTGGCGCGTGATCGGCGCGAGCGGCATCGTGCTGTGCCTCTTCATCGGCCTGGCCACGCTCAACCGGTTCTTCTGGCCGGCGGCCGCCGCGACGCTGCTGGTCGCGCTGGTTCCGCTGTACCGGCGGCGCCTGCCGCTGGCGTTGCTGGTCATTGCCGTGGTGGGCGCGGCCGGCGTCGGCACGCTCGAGCTCAGTTCCCGTCTGCGCACGGCCGCTCTGCCTCCTCCCGTGCAGCAGCCGCACGATCTGGCGATCGACGGTCATCAGGTCTATGTGCCAGGTTCGCTGTCCGCGATCGGCGACACGGTATCAGCCGACACGCGTCCGAAGCTATGGGCGTTTTATGGCCGCGAGGCCGAGCGCCACGCGTGGGTCGGCGTGGGCTTCGGCAAGCCGCTGCCGGGTATCGTCTATCGCAGCGAAATGCCGGCCAGTTTGCTGGCGGTCGAACCGCAAGCGTTGACGCACGCGCACAACCTGTTCATCAACACGTGGTTGCAGACGGGATTCATTGGCGTGGTGCTGCAGACCGTGCTGTTGCTGTGCCTCGTCTTGCGTTTCTGGCGGCTGCGGAGTGTCAAGCCCTGGTTGTGCGCCGCGGGCGTCGCGCTAGTGGCCGGCATGATCGCGAAAAATACGACCGATGACTTCATGTGGCAGACCACCATGCTCGCATTCTGGGCTTTTGCGGGCCTGCTGCTAGGCAGCGCGGAACAAGCTCGTGCGCCAGGCGGAGCGTCGACCGAGACTGCACGTGGGCAATCCACGGTGGCACGCAGTGAACAGCGGCGCGAAGCGCCAACGGCAGAGTTGGGCGAATAACCAAGATGACGAACGTGAACCCACACTTTATTGAAGCTGACCGCACGCCGCTGCGCATCCTGTTTCACATCAACGATTTCGGCAAAGGCGGCACGGAGACCGCGTTGCTATCCTGGCTGAAGACGCTCGACCGGCGCCTGTTCGCGCCAAGCCTGTCGGTGGCGTATCCGACCGACGACCTGGCGTTCTGGCGCGCGCAATCGATTCCCGATGACGTTCCCGTCCACGTTCTCGCCTCGTCGAAATGGATGTACGCGCTGCATCAGGCGGCGCGCCAGCGCAAGCTGGGCGTCGGCGCGAAGTTATTGCACAAGCTGTTGACCTACGGTGCGATCCGGCCGCTGGCGGCGCTGCGTATGCGGCGCCTTGCGAAGCAACACGACCTGGTCTGCGATTTCGATTTTTCGCTGCGCCATATAGCGGGCAGTTGCAATGTGCCCTGGTTCGGCGTGAACCATTTCAGCCTCGCGGCACGGCTCGGCGGCAAGAGCGGGCGGTACATCGCCCGGCGCGTGCGGCACCATGCGCGTTACTCGGCGATCGCCGTGCTGATCCCCGCCATGCTTGACGAGGCGCGGGAACTCTTTTCGACAACCGGCCTGGACATGGACATTGTCGAATTGCCGAATGTGATCGACGTCGACGCGCTGCGGCACGCAGCGCGCGCGGAGATCAAACGTCCGGCTGAGTCATTCATCGTTTCCGTGGCGCGTCTGGACGAAGGTCAGAAGGACCACAAGACCTTGCTGCGAGCCTACGCCCAGTTACGCGAGCGCGGTCGCTGCGAGGCGGCGCTCGTCCT
The nucleotide sequence above comes from Paraburkholderia aromaticivorans. Encoded proteins:
- a CDS encoding glycosyltransferase, with protein sequence MTNVNPHFIEADRTPLRILFHINDFGKGGTETALLSWLKTLDRRLFAPSLSVAYPTDDLAFWRAQSIPDDVPVHVLASSKWMYALHQAARQRKLGVGAKLLHKLLTYGAIRPLAALRMRRLAKQHDLVCDFDFSLRHIAGSCNVPWFGVNHFSLAARLGGKSGRYIARRVRHHARYSAIAVLIPAMLDEARELFSTTGLDMDIVELPNVIDVDALRHAARAEIKRPAESFIVSVARLDEGQKDHKTLLRAYAQLRERGRCEAALVLIGEGRDRRELEQLADELGIGASVQFLGFCANPLPYIRQAEMLVLSSRYEGCAVVLGEAMALGTPVLSADCPTGPRDMLEGGKAGLLVPVGDVDAMALAIERLLTDTELRRSVAQAALQKVETFTPPRANQRMLELALRLLAKQGSPSGVLEPR
- a CDS encoding O-antigen ligase family protein, which produces MTHTAARVERVFWVACPVILFVVMFGHMTAIVFNALALMALGVLAAAFSPDRPSLWHWPLALPIAGWAAWSLASVAWSMYPMISLHAWCDEVLYPLVSFWGFWLFGTQLRRPEPVVVVNWIACVAVAVISALNWGHLQPPTANTFPMHFYNRVGHTSTLAVFAIALFAGFMLRPRWRVIGASGIVLCLFIGLATLNRFFWPAAAATLLVALVPLYRRRLPLALLVIAVVGAAGVGTLELSSRLRTAALPPPVQQPHDLAIDGHQVYVPGSLSAIGDTVSADTRPKLWAFYGREAERHAWVGVGFGKPLPGIVYRSEMPASLLAVEPQALTHAHNLFINTWLQTGFIGVVLQTVLLLCLVLRFWRLRSVKPWLCAAGVALVAGMIAKNTTDDFMWQTTMLAFWAFAGLLLGSAEQARAPGGASTETARGQSTVARSEQRREAPTAELGE